In Deltaproteobacteria bacterium, a single genomic region encodes these proteins:
- a CDS encoding dissimilatory sulfite reductase D family protein, with the protein MEDIRNAILEFAEGSKKSKFYFSDMEKGVKEKLPDAKTRDIKKAATSLVNEEKLIYFSTGSSTMYGLKGRGQTEDH; encoded by the coding sequence ATGGAAGACATCAGAAACGCGATTCTCGAATTTGCCGAAGGCAGCAAAAAAAGCAAATTCTATTTCAGCGATATGGAAAAAGGCGTGAAGGAAAAACTTCCCGACGCCAAAACCAGAGACATCAAAAAGGCTGCAACCTCGCTGGTGAATGAAGAGAAACTGATCTATTTCTCCACGGGCAGCAGCACCATGTACGGACTCAAGGGAAGAGGTCAAACCGAAGACCACTAG